A single genomic interval of Lacrimispora sphenoides JCM 1415 harbors:
- a CDS encoding N-acetylmuramoyl-L-alanine amidase family protein, with protein MRKQKLRWLIPCAAAIFTIGASMTSFAAQGWAQENDTWVYYDSNGDLSTESWRKSGDNWFYLNEDGEMTTSSLIESDDNYYYVNSSGAMVTNEWREVTADQDEEDAPDTYWYYFGSNGKAFKAPTSGKTSFKSIKVANGESHNYSFDSEGRMLFGWVNDDSTRQTGDDAWKDGTYYLGDSSDGAQANGWKSIEVEDSENEKDNFDGAYWFYFGTNGKKVKDTTKTINGQKYRFNENGAAESEWYEMASASTASNANQYYNLPEQCWLAKGWFKTVPGPELDQEAYDDDTEYWFYASTSGQLTTSQIKSINGLSYAFNEKGEMLQGLYKLTFESGKTIATYDEIETESDFPAADDAAEVYYFGTSPKEGAMSTGKTTIDIDGEKYTYNFRKAGSNKGAGYNSITDDSIYVQGRLIKADKDEKYKVVEYNEKEYLVGTSGKLAKSKTNIQDGDGKYYKTNSDGTIKESSYDKIK; from the coding sequence ATGAGAAAACAGAAACTTAGATGGCTTATTCCCTGCGCTGCAGCGATTTTTACCATAGGTGCATCCATGACCTCCTTCGCCGCACAGGGTTGGGCACAGGAAAATGACACCTGGGTATACTACGACTCCAACGGAGACTTATCTACCGAGTCCTGGCGCAAATCCGGAGACAACTGGTTCTATCTTAACGAAGACGGCGAGATGACAACCAGCAGCTTAATCGAATCCGATGACAATTACTATTATGTAAATTCATCAGGAGCAATGGTTACAAATGAATGGCGTGAAGTTACCGCCGACCAGGATGAAGAAGATGCTCCTGATACTTATTGGTACTACTTTGGAAGCAACGGAAAAGCTTTTAAAGCTCCTACTTCCGGCAAGACTTCCTTTAAATCCATAAAGGTTGCTAACGGAGAGTCCCATAACTATTCCTTTGATTCAGAAGGCAGAATGCTGTTTGGCTGGGTCAATGATGACTCCACACGCCAGACCGGAGACGATGCTTGGAAGGACGGAACCTATTACTTAGGCGATTCCTCTGACGGTGCTCAGGCAAATGGCTGGAAATCCATCGAAGTAGAAGATTCAGAGAATGAAAAAGACAACTTTGACGGAGCTTACTGGTTCTATTTCGGTACCAACGGCAAGAAGGTAAAAGATACCACCAAAACCATCAACGGCCAAAAATACCGCTTCAATGAAAACGGTGCTGCTGAATCCGAGTGGTATGAAATGGCATCCGCTTCAACAGCAAGCAATGCAAACCAATATTACAATCTTCCAGAACAGTGCTGGCTTGCAAAAGGCTGGTTCAAGACTGTTCCAGGACCAGAGCTTGATCAGGAAGCTTATGATGACGATACAGAATACTGGTTCTACGCTTCCACCAGCGGACAGCTGACAACAAGCCAGATCAAGTCCATTAACGGTTTAAGCTATGCATTCAACGAAAAGGGCGAAATGCTTCAGGGTCTTTATAAGCTGACCTTTGAATCAGGTAAGACCATTGCAACCTACGATGAGATCGAAACAGAAAGCGATTTCCCAGCAGCAGATGATGCCGCAGAGGTTTACTACTTCGGAACATCTCCTAAGGAAGGCGCTATGTCAACCGGCAAGACAACCATTGATATTGACGGCGAGAAATACACCTACAACTTCCGCAAGGCTGGAAGCAACAAGGGTGCCGGCTACAATTCCATCACTGATGACAGCATCTACGTACAGGGAAGACTGATCAAAGCTGACAAAGATGAAAAATATAAAGTAGTGGAATACAATGAGAAAGAGTACTTAGTCGGAACAAGCGGAAAGCTTGCAAAGAGCAAGACAAACATTCAGGATGGCGACGGTAAATACTACAAGACCAACAGCGACGGAACCATCAAAGAATCCAGCTACGATAAGATTAAATAA
- a CDS encoding HPr family phosphocarrier protein: MKTIAYTIKDELGIHARPAGLLTKLAKNFKSKAMIGKPEKMVEASNIIGIMSLGIRQGEEITVTFEGEDEAEAAATMEKFLSDNL, encoded by the coding sequence ATGAAAACCATCGCCTATACGATCAAGGATGAATTAGGCATACATGCCCGGCCGGCAGGGTTACTTACAAAGCTGGCTAAGAATTTTAAAAGCAAAGCCATGATAGGAAAACCCGAAAAAATGGTAGAAGCTTCAAACATTATCGGCATTATGAGCCTGGGTATCAGGCAGGGGGAAGAAATCACCGTCACATTTGAGGGGGAGGACGAGGCGGAAGCTGCAGCCACCATGGAAAAGTTTTTGTCGGATAATCTTTAA
- a CDS encoding efflux RND transporter periplasmic adaptor subunit — MKIRMDGRKKRLCFLAAGIALALIIGNTAVKSFRGTPVQTAAASYEAVEDRYTEEGTITAGGEYRLVSEASGPVKEVKVRENDGVKAGDILFTVDDRDLLQEKSLCESALAGYQAKLEQSRIGQVMTSSPQEYLDSIRAEVSAKEADYQAAKTLIDASQSLYSAGSISRVEWEKDRASYEHASLAWEQAKSRYEESRRFLESLKAGGIDETTINGRFYDSVEEQLRAQIKSQETTMEQLDDKLKKCVVAADRDGIITSLPVKDMSYIQAGETAVTISGRGKIQAESDVLTSIAPYLTPGDKVTVILQLRNQDQMYGGTISQVYDYAAKGTSALGMDEYRVHVKIDMDENTELEGKEGYGANIRFTLYQGEHKLVIPSSAVFQLDDQNYVFVIKNGKAEKLPVEVEYKTSSQAVIKEGLAEGQKVIDHVDSEEIYEGAKVYAGS; from the coding sequence ATGAAGATCCGAATGGATGGCAGGAAAAAGAGATTATGCTTTCTGGCTGCAGGGATTGCCCTTGCTCTTATCATAGGGAATACTGCAGTGAAAAGTTTTAGGGGGACCCCGGTGCAAACTGCGGCGGCTTCTTATGAAGCGGTAGAAGACCGTTATACGGAGGAAGGGACCATTACGGCAGGAGGGGAGTACCGCCTGGTTTCAGAGGCATCAGGACCGGTTAAAGAGGTTAAGGTCAGGGAAAATGATGGTGTGAAGGCAGGAGATATCCTGTTTACCGTTGATGACAGGGATTTATTGCAAGAAAAATCACTTTGTGAAAGTGCTCTAGCAGGGTATCAGGCCAAGCTGGAGCAGAGCCGGATCGGTCAGGTGATGACGTCATCGCCTCAGGAATATTTAGATTCCATAAGAGCGGAAGTGTCGGCAAAGGAGGCGGATTACCAGGCTGCAAAAACTCTAATTGATGCTTCCCAGTCACTGTATTCGGCCGGCAGTATCTCCAGAGTCGAGTGGGAGAAAGACAGGGCTTCTTATGAACATGCCTCTCTGGCATGGGAGCAGGCAAAGAGCCGGTATGAGGAGAGCCGCCGGTTTTTAGAGAGCTTAAAGGCGGGAGGCATTGATGAAACAACCATAAATGGAAGATTTTATGATAGCGTGGAAGAACAGCTAAGGGCTCAGATCAAATCCCAGGAAACGACGATGGAACAATTGGATGACAAGTTAAAAAAATGTGTGGTGGCTGCTGACAGAGATGGAATCATCACATCTCTTCCGGTCAAGGATATGTCCTACATACAGGCAGGGGAAACTGCCGTGACCATCAGCGGGCGGGGAAAGATCCAGGCAGAGTCTGACGTGCTTACCAGCATTGCGCCCTACCTTACTCCAGGAGATAAGGTGACGGTGATCCTTCAGCTTAGGAATCAGGATCAGATGTATGGCGGAACCATAAGCCAGGTCTATGACTATGCGGCCAAAGGGACCTCTGCCCTGGGAATGGATGAATACAGGGTGCATGTGAAGATCGACATGGATGAGAACACAGAATTGGAAGGAAAGGAAGGGTATGGGGCCAACATTCGTTTCACCCTGTATCAGGGAGAACATAAGCTGGTGATCCCCTCCAGCGCTGTTTTCCAACTTGATGACCAAAATTATGTGTTTGTAATCAAAAACGGAAAAGCAGAAAAGCTTCCGGTGGAAGTCGAATACAAAACCTCATCCCAGGCGGTTATAAAGGAAGGCCTGGCTGAGGGGCAGAAAGTCATCGATCATGTGGATTCAGAAGAAATCTATGAAGGGGCAAAGGTATATGCCGGTTCATAG
- a CDS encoding DUF6179 domain-containing protein produces the protein MSFETEELMPIVAELADKYTGKESTSITYEKARQLMEAVLYCIHEYEEDAKKGQELLSMDGKPVAKRVYSLGYETVLRNVKETQILYNKVIPDFKYYENRCYYDTFVKGIPSFFLYYDPRFQPQNHLLTLDYPVLYPVYPLQGIDAISAFVKCVSLEQVFLGKLPDEYVLHVLRAYSPDHGDLIINLAAIVLRNILGCRMAGKRVNIKGYIPGEMERLIDYVNQNNADSLEQEMKGLVDELVQSGYDGLEELGDYLKADLHDYCFELKNAVKNQCVDSILAIN, from the coding sequence ATGAGTTTTGAGACAGAAGAGTTAATGCCAATCGTAGCAGAATTGGCAGATAAGTATACGGGAAAGGAAAGTACCTCCATTACCTATGAAAAAGCGAGGCAGCTCATGGAAGCGGTTCTGTACTGTATCCATGAGTACGAAGAAGATGCAAAAAAAGGGCAGGAGCTTCTTTCTATGGATGGGAAGCCGGTGGCAAAAAGGGTCTATAGCCTGGGATATGAGACGGTGCTAAGGAACGTGAAGGAAACCCAGATTCTGTATAACAAAGTAATACCGGATTTTAAGTATTATGAAAACCGGTGTTATTACGATACGTTTGTCAAAGGAATCCCCTCTTTCTTTTTGTATTATGATCCCCGTTTCCAGCCTCAGAATCATCTTCTCACGCTGGATTATCCGGTTTTGTATCCGGTGTATCCTTTGCAGGGAATTGATGCCATAAGCGCTTTTGTGAAATGTGTCAGCCTGGAACAGGTTTTCCTTGGAAAATTACCGGATGAATACGTTCTACATGTACTGAGAGCCTATTCCCCGGACCATGGGGATCTGATCATCAACCTTGCAGCCATTGTACTACGGAATATTCTGGGCTGCCGGATGGCTGGTAAGAGGGTCAATATAAAGGGATATATCCCAGGGGAAATGGAACGGTTGATAGATTATGTAAATCAAAACAATGCGGATTCTTTGGAGCAGGAGATGAAAGGACTGGTCGATGAACTGGTTCAGTCCGGGTATGATGGACTGGAGGAATTGGGTGATTACCTAAAGGCCGATCTGCATGATTATTGCTTTGAACTGAAAAATGCTGTGAAGAACCAGTGTGTGGATTCCATTCTCGCCATAAACTGA
- a CDS encoding KDGP aldolase — MSINIYFNVLAKDLENAVEISRFAPERTLVGVMVKNFATDDEAVARVEEFKANGVRASVGLGGGDPAMWKRVADVSVRTCPFHINQVYPAAGYTMGRLQEIHKSEFIVNSLIEPAGEPGIVYMATGAISSRKKEPVSAELAAKLMADIGLPSVKFYPIGGLKRLDELKAMVRAAVNEGITIFEPTGGIDMENVHEIVRACIDGGATTIIPHLYTSLVDPETGRTNPDCLERLAKMSW, encoded by the coding sequence ATGTCAATAAATATTTATTTTAATGTTTTAGCTAAGGATTTGGAGAACGCCGTTGAAATCAGCCGTTTTGCTCCAGAACGCACGTTGGTTGGAGTGATGGTTAAAAACTTTGCCACTGACGACGAAGCCGTTGCCAGAGTAGAAGAATTTAAGGCAAACGGCGTGCGTGCTTCGGTTGGCCTAGGCGGGGGGGATCCCGCTATGTGGAAGCGTGTGGCAGATGTTTCGGTCCGCACATGTCCGTTCCATATCAATCAGGTCTACCCTGCCGCAGGCTACACAATGGGACGCCTGCAGGAGATTCATAAAAGTGAGTTCATTGTAAACTCATTGATTGAACCTGCCGGTGAGCCTGGAATCGTTTACATGGCTACCGGAGCTATAAGCTCCCGGAAAAAAGAGCCTGTAAGCGCTGAGCTTGCCGCTAAGCTTATGGCTGATATCGGCTTGCCATCGGTTAAATTCTATCCCATCGGCGGTTTAAAACGTCTTGATGAGCTGAAAGCCATGGTACGTGCCGCGGTAAACGAGGGCATAACCATATTCGAGCCAACGGGCGGAATCGATATGGAAAATGTGCACGAAATTGTACGTGCCTGCATCGATGGCGGCGCTACGACCATTATTCCCCACCTTTATACATCACTGGTTGATCCGGAAACCGGAAGAACAAATCCCGATTGTCTGGAACGGCTGGCGAAAATGAGCTGGTGA
- a CDS encoding DgaE family pyridoxal phosphate-dependent ammonia lyase: MNIYVKSGLREVINANGKMTILGASAVSESVVKSVGSALRNFVVIEELMDHAGRVIAQKTGAEDGCPTCGAASGLVIATAACIAGCNLGLIGRIPDTGGLKNEIILQKGQSINFGGSITQMLRLGGGIPVEAGCSNKVERDNIESAINEKTAALLYVKSHHAVQKGMQSIESMLELARKYHLPFIIDAAAEEDLCKYVSMGADLVLYSGGKALSGPTSGLIAGKSSYIAACKMQYKGVGRAMKVSKEAMMGLVTALEMYDPAQSNPEGQKKRMQLMCDELAQVKGLKCRVAQDEAGREIYRAEIHVGPETGMNAAKLNELLKQGDPAIYVRDYYVNQGILSIDPRPLFDGQEEIIIDRIKSCLLEG; encoded by the coding sequence ATGAACATATACGTAAAGTCCGGGCTTCGGGAGGTCATAAATGCCAACGGTAAGATGACCATACTCGGCGCCAGTGCAGTGAGCGAGTCCGTTGTAAAGAGCGTGGGGAGCGCGCTCCGTAATTTTGTTGTAATTGAAGAACTAATGGACCACGCCGGTAGAGTTATCGCTCAGAAAACCGGGGCTGAGGACGGCTGTCCCACCTGCGGGGCAGCCAGCGGCCTGGTAATTGCCACAGCAGCCTGCATTGCAGGCTGCAATCTGGGGCTTATCGGGCGTATTCCTGACACCGGGGGCCTTAAAAATGAGATTATACTCCAAAAGGGCCAGTCCATTAACTTTGGAGGCAGCATAACACAGATGCTGCGTCTGGGCGGTGGCATTCCGGTGGAAGCCGGCTGTTCAAATAAGGTGGAACGTGACAACATAGAATCAGCGATCAATGAAAAAACCGCAGCTTTACTCTATGTAAAAAGCCACCATGCGGTGCAAAAGGGCATGCAGAGCATCGAATCTATGCTGGAGCTTGCAAGAAAATATCACCTGCCGTTTATCATCGATGCTGCTGCGGAAGAAGATCTTTGCAAATATGTTTCCATGGGCGCAGATTTGGTATTATACAGCGGAGGAAAGGCTTTGTCCGGACCGACGTCCGGTCTGATTGCCGGCAAATCCTCTTATATTGCGGCATGTAAAATGCAGTACAAAGGTGTTGGCCGTGCAATGAAGGTTTCAAAAGAAGCCATGATGGGCCTCGTTACAGCACTTGAAATGTATGACCCTGCCCAGAGTAATCCGGAGGGCCAGAAAAAGCGCATGCAGCTTATGTGCGATGAGCTTGCACAGGTAAAAGGACTTAAGTGCCGGGTAGCGCAGGATGAAGCTGGACGGGAAATTTACCGCGCTGAAATCCATGTAGGTCCCGAAACAGGCATGAATGCCGCAAAGCTCAATGAACTGTTAAAACAAGGAGACCCTGCGATTTATGTGCGCGATTACTATGTAAATCAAGGCATTCTGTCCATTGATCCCCGTCCGCTGTTTGACGGACAGGAGGAAATTATTATTGACCGCATAAAGAGCTGTCTTTTGGAGGGGTAA
- a CDS encoding ABC transporter permease produces the protein MKSFRKNVVRCARQNPGSFLGAVFIIAIGIFVYVAMMDTLRNLGDQVQRYYDSSAMADVFAQVSGISEVDLERLKEIPGIEEVSGKMAVDVRLFAPSQTEIVTVHLLSYDPSDSLNRLMLKGTVTGKDSIYLGNRMAGIYGYGNGTPLTLMIDGKSVKCELAGTCYGPEYIYAIPPGGAMIPDGEIYDIACIEKNRMEELTGKKDSVNELGFRLAKGYTYEDVRYQLMDRLSGYGLISLTSKENQASYNMVQGEIHELYSMGTVLPILFMSISVFMLYVVLKKMIDKDQSLIGTMKSFGMRDGELILAYLYQGAEVGVLGALAGSVLAVPFGRYMFLMYVDFFNLPDTVYHSYMNTRISGMGIAVGTGLLAVYLGVRGILKITPAQAMRAKAPASAGNLKLPGFLASRLGAMEKMGLRSVVRNPFRGFLIVLAIAFPFSMSSVLFSFRGVADQMYFDQFSKVQTYDIQISLDRYVSPIRGESAGEGIRGVEKSEAVIQKAVELKHENLSEFAMIYGLNRGSGMWRIMDLYGRFYDPPEDGIIINSRIAEKLHLVEGDIMEVSVPGLTAEAVKVPVKAVIKESLGGGCYISAKGFSRFFDSVPMAGTVLLKVEKGRLKVVREELLKTSRVTWMVDTGRITQSYRDIMGSMMAMVQMFSFMAVAAGGILIYNISMINIRERIAELGTFIIMGGTDKEIGRILMFEQVVYFILGIALGVFGSLGVKYLVEHLVISDSYTIELAIRPSCYGIAFLTCLAMAGASLLAQTRFVRRIRLTDILKERE, from the coding sequence GTGAAAAGCTTCCGCAAGAACGTAGTCCGGTGCGCCAGGCAAAACCCTGGGTCTTTTCTGGGGGCGGTTTTCATCATCGCCATCGGCATATTTGTCTATGTGGCTATGATGGACACCTTGAGAAACTTAGGGGATCAGGTGCAGCGTTACTATGACAGCAGCGCCATGGCTGATGTATTTGCCCAGGTTTCAGGAATCTCTGAGGTGGATCTGGAACGGTTAAAGGAGATTCCAGGGATTGAAGAGGTATCCGGGAAAATGGCCGTTGATGTAAGGCTGTTTGCTCCTTCCCAGACGGAAATCGTAACGGTGCATCTGCTGTCATACGATCCCTCGGATTCTTTAAACAGGCTGATGTTAAAAGGGACAGTAACGGGAAAAGACAGCATTTATCTGGGAAACCGGATGGCCGGAATATATGGATACGGAAACGGAACACCTCTCACCCTGATGATTGATGGGAAAAGCGTGAAATGTGAACTGGCCGGAACCTGTTATGGGCCGGAATACATATATGCCATACCTCCCGGAGGAGCCATGATTCCCGATGGAGAGATTTACGACATTGCCTGCATAGAAAAAAACAGGATGGAAGAATTAACGGGGAAAAAGGATTCCGTGAATGAGCTGGGATTCCGGCTGGCGAAAGGTTATACCTATGAAGACGTGCGATATCAGCTAATGGACCGTCTTTCCGGGTATGGTCTGATTTCTCTCACTTCTAAGGAAAACCAGGCCAGTTATAATATGGTACAGGGAGAGATCCATGAGCTGTATTCCATGGGAACGGTGCTTCCCATCCTGTTTATGTCAATTTCAGTGTTCATGCTTTATGTGGTATTAAAAAAGATGATAGACAAGGATCAAAGCCTTATAGGCACTATGAAATCCTTTGGAATGAGAGACGGGGAACTGATACTGGCATACCTTTATCAGGGAGCTGAAGTAGGGGTTTTAGGCGCTCTGGCCGGAAGTGTTCTGGCGGTTCCCTTTGGCCGGTATATGTTCTTGATGTATGTGGACTTTTTTAATCTGCCGGACACGGTTTATCACAGCTACATGAATACAAGGATAAGCGGAATGGGAATCGCGGTGGGAACCGGGCTCCTTGCAGTTTACTTAGGGGTCAGGGGAATCTTAAAGATCACTCCGGCCCAGGCCATGAGGGCGAAGGCTCCTGCTTCCGCCGGGAATTTAAAGCTGCCCGGTTTTTTGGCCTCCAGGCTTGGCGCAATGGAAAAAATGGGCCTGCGCTCCGTGGTGAGGAATCCTTTTCGCGGATTTTTGATCGTTTTGGCCATTGCATTTCCTTTTTCCATGTCTTCCGTGCTTTTTTCCTTTCGAGGAGTGGCGGATCAGATGTATTTTGATCAGTTCAGCAAGGTGCAGACCTATGACATACAAATATCCCTGGACCGCTATGTGTCCCCCATCCGCGGGGAATCGGCAGGGGAAGGAATCAGGGGAGTGGAGAAAAGCGAAGCGGTCATCCAGAAGGCAGTGGAATTAAAGCACGAAAATTTGTCGGAATTTGCCATGATTTACGGACTGAACCGGGGATCCGGCATGTGGAGGATCATGGATCTCTACGGCCGGTTTTATGATCCGCCGGAGGATGGGATTATCATAAACAGCCGGATCGCAGAAAAGCTTCATCTGGTGGAAGGGGATATTATGGAAGTATCCGTTCCCGGCCTGACTGCGGAAGCGGTAAAGGTTCCGGTTAAAGCTGTCATAAAGGAGAGCCTGGGAGGCGGCTGTTACATATCGGCAAAGGGTTTTTCCCGTTTTTTTGATTCTGTACCAATGGCTGGAACCGTTCTTTTAAAGGTGGAAAAGGGCAGGCTTAAGGTCGTCCGGGAAGAGCTTTTAAAAACCAGCCGTGTGACTTGGATGGTGGATACCGGACGCATCACCCAGAGCTACCGGGACATCATGGGCAGCATGATGGCAATGGTCCAGATGTTTTCTTTTATGGCTGTGGCGGCAGGAGGAATTCTCATTTATAATATTTCCATGATCAATATCAGGGAACGGATCGCAGAGCTTGGTACGTTTATCATCATGGGAGGAACGGATAAAGAGATCGGAAGGATTCTCATGTTTGAACAGGTGGTCTATTTCATTCTGGGAATTGCTTTAGGAGTATTTGGGAGTCTTGGGGTGAAATACCTTGTGGAGCATCTGGTCATATCGGATTCCTATACCATTGAACTGGCTATACGGCCATCCTGTTATGGGATTGCATTTCTTACCTGTCTTGCAATGGCAGGGGCTTCTTTGCTGGCCCAGACGCGGTTTGTAAGAAGGATAAGACTCACGGATATTTTAAAGGAAAGGGAGTAA
- a CDS encoding ABC transporter ATP-binding protein: MEALIRAEKICKDYEAGEVKVQALKHVSFEIQRGEFIVILGPSGSGKSTLLNILGGIETVTSGAVYYDGTPLSWGDLKSLTAYRRAHAGFIFQFYNLMPGLTALENVQLAAELSEDPLDPETLLGQVGLLDRASHFPSRLSGGQQQRVAIARALCKNPDILLCDEPTGALDSSTGSQILKLLSDFNRQYEKTVLLITHNENIAGIADRVFYFKDGCLEKIRVNERPLKPEEVVW, encoded by the coding sequence ATGGAAGCTTTGATAAGGGCGGAAAAGATCTGCAAGGATTACGAAGCAGGTGAGGTCAAGGTCCAAGCTTTAAAGCATGTGTCGTTTGAGATTCAACGAGGGGAATTTATCGTGATTCTGGGACCCAGCGGGTCTGGGAAAAGCACCCTTTTAAATATATTAGGAGGGATTGAAACGGTTACCAGCGGAGCTGTTTATTACGATGGCACGCCTCTTTCCTGGGGAGACTTAAAGAGCCTTACGGCCTATCGACGGGCTCATGCCGGGTTTATCTTTCAGTTTTATAATTTAATGCCGGGACTGACAGCGCTGGAAAATGTGCAGCTGGCGGCAGAGCTTTCCGAGGATCCCTTGGATCCGGAAACGCTGCTTGGGCAGGTGGGGCTTTTAGACAGGGCAAGCCATTTTCCAAGCAGGCTGTCAGGAGGGCAGCAGCAGAGGGTTGCCATTGCCAGGGCCTTGTGTAAGAATCCTGATATCCTGCTCTGCGACGAACCCACCGGGGCATTGGACAGCAGCACAGGAAGCCAGATATTAAAGCTGTTGTCGGATTTTAACAGACAGTATGAAAAGACGGTGCTTTTGATCACCCACAATGAGAACATTGCGGGGATCGCGGACCGGGTTTTTTATTTTAAGGATGGATGTCTGGAAAAGATCCGTGTCAATGAAAGACCCTTAAAGCCGGAGGAGGTGGTCTGGTAG
- a CDS encoding DUF6323 family protein yields MDDGKWLQTANDGFQIARVKAANDYTKKFGLVLTDEEAFLLIGERKDALKEQERVEFGEGILPKLIFAFCDSPYIYQDNYVDSLGRLQDMFYLYKNESLDEINDDELIEFMKNQFDGPCQGSLDHLEDTGLEAFARRIRSGSDLYEEEDDEF; encoded by the coding sequence ATGGATGATGGGAAGTGGCTACAGACTGCAAACGACGGTTTTCAGATTGCCAGGGTAAAAGCGGCCAATGATTATACAAAAAAGTTTGGCCTGGTTTTAACGGATGAGGAGGCTTTTCTGCTGATCGGGGAGAGGAAAGATGCATTAAAGGAACAGGAACGGGTGGAGTTCGGGGAGGGTATCCTTCCGAAACTGATTTTTGCATTTTGTGATTCCCCGTATATTTATCAGGATAATTACGTGGATTCCCTGGGAAGACTTCAGGATATGTTCTACCTTTATAAAAATGAATCATTGGATGAAATTAATGATGATGAACTGATTGAATTCATGAAGAACCAATTTGACGGACCGTGCCAGGGTTCTCTTGATCATCTGGAGGATACCGGATTGGAGGCTTTTGCCAGACGCATCCGCTCTGGATCAGATCTGTATGAGGAAGAAGACGATGAGTTTTGA